In Papaver somniferum cultivar HN1 chromosome 1, ASM357369v1, whole genome shotgun sequence, a genomic segment contains:
- the LOC113361767 gene encoding cyclin-dependent kinase F-4-like has translation MDDYTLLEKVGEGSFGYVWKAKDNRRKEIVAMKQMKESCTSLDECLELTEVKALIKLWGEPNIVRFRDVVLVNQVLYLVFDYVESTLHHLIEDRIHLCTEPELRDELLRVRVGLCSEPEIRGWSRQIFLALAQMHRPGGYIHRDLKPANLLVTKGGEIIKIADFGQALEVGCQAPCSDYVTTRWYRAPEMLLNSVTYNSAVDMWAVGAIMAELYSFSALFPGKNRQDQLDQICNVIGSPTHESWADGIQLANSCGYKFPHVPVFHGLASMIPSASPEAIDLIKSLCSWDPKKRPTAMEALQHPYFAPSLCELPEPMTSAKLEQRLYLTHICPGAKLLFGAF, from the coding sequence ATGGATGATTATACTCTGCTTGAGAAAGTTGGTGAAGGGTCTTTCGGATAcgtttggaaagctaaagataatCGACGTAAGGAAATTGTAGCAatgaagcagatgaaggaatcaTGTACATCGTTGGACGAATGTCTTGAACTTACAGAAGTCAAGGCATTGATTAAACTCTGGGGCGAGCCAAATATCGTCAGATTCAGAGACGTCGTCTTAGTGAATCAAGTGTTATATTTGGTCTTTGATTACGTAGAGTCCACTCTGCATCACCTTATAGAAGATAGGATCCATCTTTGTACGGAGCCTGAGTTACGAGATGAATTATTAAGGGTCAGGGTAGGCCTTTGTTCAGAACCTGAAATACGAGGCTGGTCTCGTCAAATCTTTTTAGCTCTTGCTCAGATGCACCGGCCTGGTGGATATATCCATCGAGATCTAAAACCAGCTAACTTGCTGGTTACTAAAGGTGGAGAGATCATAAAGATTGCAGATTTTGGTCAAGCTCTGGAAGTCGGATGTCAAGCACCTTGTTCCGACTATGTTACTACGCGTTGGTACCGCGCACCTGAAATGTTGTTGAATTCGGTTACATACAACTCTGCTGTTGATATGTGGGCGGTGGGTGCAATAATGGCTGAATTATATTCCTTTAGTGCTCTTTTTCCTGGTAAGAATCGACAAGATCAGCTCGATCAGATTTGCAATGTAATTGGAAGTCCAACTCACGAGTCCTGGGCCGATGGAATTCAACTTGCGAATTCGTGCGGTTACAAGTTTCCTCATGTACCTGTTTTTCATGGTCTTGCTTCAATGATACCATCTGCTAGTCCTGAGGCTATAGATCTGATTAAATCCCTTTGCTCTTGGGATCCAAAAAAGAGACCAACAGCTATGGAGGCTCTGCAGCATCCTTACTTTGCGCCCAGTTTATGTGAATTACCAGAACCGATGACAAGTGCAAAGTTAGAGCAGAGATTATATCTTACTCATATTTGCCCTGGTGCAAAACTTTTATTTGGCGCTTTCTAA